A single genomic interval of Roseofilum reptotaenium CS-1145 harbors:
- a CDS encoding DUF6887 family protein, whose product MKSKFDEMSIKELRTYVLDHRDDMEALDTLVSRRSPDSEATWYPAPLTPETIKITEEAIKKRIKEVDNHKKQS is encoded by the coding sequence ATGAAATCGAAATTTGATGAAATGTCGATTAAAGAGTTAAGAACCTATGTTTTAGACCATCGTGATGATATGGAGGCATTAGACACTTTAGTGAGTCGTCGTAGTCCTGACTCCGAAGCAACTTGGTATCCTGCACCCTTAACACCGGAAACGATTAAAATTACAGAAGAAGCGATTAAAAAACGCATCAAAGAAGTGGATAATCACAAGAAGCAGAGTTAA
- a CDS encoding DUF433 domain-containing protein, whose translation MSDRDIITIEPDQRGGKPCIRQMRITVYDVLGWLAAGMSMAEIMDDFPELTEADISACLEFAGDREHSTFSNSH comes from the coding sequence ATGAGCGATCGCGACATCATTACCATTGAGCCAGATCAACGTGGGGGAAAACCCTGTATTCGTCAGATGCGAATTACGGTTTATGATGTTCTTGGCTGGCTTGCTGCTGGGATGTCTATGGCTGAGATTATGGATGATTTCCCGGAACTGACAGAGGCAGATATCAGTGCTTGCTTAGAGTTTGCTGGCGATCGCGAACATTCCACATTTTCAAATTCCCATTAA
- a CDS encoding GTPase family protein, whose translation MHLVPNYQKIMDLRGLVQSLANDLLGDQKISEEHFEEIYDIIQDKVDNEPPPRFAFIGECGVGKSSTLNALFNAGFEVSHTEACTQQVRGIEVSFDEVEGANGALVAYDMPGLGESQLKQREHIQLYERVLKDVDVALWILDAQNRAIASVQRYLETELQTIDPRLLDRMVIALNKIELVYPGESAWHPLANLPSEEQEANIKGRIRDVKRKIHEVLPGWKGKVIGYSAHKRYNLPHLFDAMMDAVPNKRKWVVASRKALADFLELVDPQLLPPEKRRQ comes from the coding sequence ATGCATTTAGTTCCTAACTACCAAAAGATCATGGATTTACGAGGATTAGTTCAGAGTCTAGCCAACGATCTTCTAGGCGATCAAAAGATATCTGAGGAACACTTTGAAGAAATTTACGATATCATTCAGGACAAGGTAGATAATGAACCTCCTCCTCGTTTCGCTTTTATTGGGGAATGTGGAGTGGGCAAGTCCTCTACACTCAATGCACTTTTCAATGCAGGTTTTGAGGTAAGCCATACTGAAGCCTGTACACAACAAGTTCGAGGGATCGAAGTCTCATTTGATGAAGTTGAAGGAGCCAATGGAGCATTAGTTGCTTACGATATGCCCGGACTGGGTGAAAGTCAACTGAAGCAACGAGAACATATTCAGCTTTACGAAAGAGTCCTAAAAGATGTTGATGTTGCTTTGTGGATTTTAGATGCTCAAAATCGGGCAATTGCTTCTGTGCAGCGTTATCTGGAAACAGAGTTACAAACAATCGATCCTAGATTATTGGATCGTATGGTGATCGCCCTGAATAAAATCGAATTAGTATATCCAGGTGAATCCGCTTGGCATCCTTTAGCCAATTTACCGAGTGAAGAGCAAGAAGCAAATATTAAGGGGAGAATTAGGGATGTTAAACGTAAAATTCATGAAGTTCTTCCTGGATGGAAAGGAAAAGTTATCGGATATTCAGCACACAAGCGTTACAACTTGCCTCATCTTTTTGATGCCATGATGGATGCTGTTCCAAACAAAAGAAAATGGGTGGTTGCATCTCGAAAAGCACTCGCTGATTTCCTAGAATTGGTCGATCCTCAGTTACTCCCTCCGGAGAAGAGACGGCAATAA
- a CDS encoding YHS domain-containing (seleno)protein: MRGADPVAYFSQNQGANAVMGKAEYQHQWNGTTWYFVSAENRDKFAANPTQYAPQYGGYCAKAVSGGYTAPVDPNAWAIHEGKLYLNYSKGVQAQWSRDIPGNIAKANRNWPSVLNR; encoded by the coding sequence GTGCCGATCCCGTAGCCTATTTCAGTCAAAACCAGGGTGCAAATGCCGTGATGGGCAAAGCAGAATACCAACATCAATGGAACGGAACTACCTGGTACTTTGTCAGTGCTGAAAACCGCGATAAATTTGCTGCGAACCCCACCCAATACGCTCCTCAATATGGGGGATACTGCGCCAAAGCGGTGAGTGGAGGATACACTGCTCCAGTCGATCCCAACGCTTGGGCAATCCATGAAGGGAAATTGTACCTGAATTATAGTAAAGGCGTACAAGCCCAATGGAGTCGGGATATACCTGGCAATATTGCTAAAGCGAATCGCAATTGGCCTAGTGTTCTCAACCGATAA
- a CDS encoding DUF6888 family protein — MYPTNEQAQGCLRVCQMLSNGYRDIHLFRYNPQKRYVYILAGQTLEIIVASNGEWRFINEIEI; from the coding sequence ATTTACCCAACTAACGAACAAGCTCAAGGCTGTCTGCGAGTATGTCAAATGTTATCCAATGGATATCGGGATATTCATTTATTTCGATATAACCCCCAAAAAAGATATGTGTATATTTTAGCAGGTCAAACCTTAGAAATTATAGTTGCTAGCAATGGAGAGTGGAGGTTTATTAATGAAATCGAAATTTGA
- a CDS encoding clan AA aspartic protease yields MIYGVVNWRREATLPLVVGNSTGQREVIDTVIDTGFDGFLSLPDETIIRLGLPWRTSSTVTLGDGSETMFDFYTGTVIWDGQYRMIDIAESETEPLVGMGMLYGYRLQVDAVEGGRVKIEAL; encoded by the coding sequence ATGATTTACGGAGTTGTAAATTGGCGGCGTGAAGCAACACTTCCCCTTGTGGTTGGGAACTCAACTGGGCAACGAGAAGTTATCGATACCGTTATTGATACTGGATTTGATGGCTTCCTGTCGTTACCCGATGAAACGATTATTCGTCTTGGGCTACCTTGGAGAACCTCCAGTACAGTAACCTTGGGTGATGGAAGCGAAACTATGTTTGATTTTTACACCGGAACTGTAATTTGGGATGGGCAATACCGCATGATCGACATTGCAGAGTCTGAGACAGAACCCCTGGTTGGAATGGGGATGCTTTATGGTTATCGATTGCAGGTTGATGCAGTTGAGGGTGGTAGAGTTAAAATTGAAGCCTTATAG
- the nadB gene encoding L-aspartate oxidase, with protein sequence MNSPHSTPPIPSRAFDLIVVGSGAAGLYATLCLPAQYRILLVTKDKLRTGSSKWAQGGIAAAIADDDSPELHLEDTLHAGAGLCDRQAVEFLVNHAPEAIHSLLELGVAFDRKNNKLATTLEAAHSRSRVLHSQDTTGRAIIDILTARVSERPNIQVLSQAFALSLWQDAPGAAIQGISLLWENQIVWLEANAVILATGGGGQIFAQTTNPPVSTGDGVALAWRAGAVLRDLEFVQFHPTALSKPGAPHFLISEAVRGEGAHLVDAQGHRFAFDYDPRGELAPRDVVSRAIFNHLEKTALDPVRANVYLDLRAIAPDKVRYRFPNIIQKCQQWGIDVFAEPIPVAPAAHYWMGGVAVDLMAATSVPGLYAIGETASTGVHGANRLASNSLLECIVFAAQLHQLAIEPVRDAPLPTPSEEAVNWEADQEFIESIRQQLPGLMWHSAGISRQQSILEEGIAMVSAWRSQVRESAIGQYLNHLSPNNTVQFTSEAAATQLKLAAETLNLLDIGYWMLKSAAFRTESRGGHYRNDYPQPSADWQVHTLIQGEQVYQR encoded by the coding sequence TTGAACAGCCCCCATTCAACGCCCCCTATTCCCTCTAGAGCCTTTGATCTTATTGTGGTGGGTTCCGGAGCGGCGGGACTGTATGCCACCCTCTGTTTACCCGCACAGTATCGGATTTTGCTGGTGACGAAAGATAAACTTCGCACAGGTTCGAGTAAATGGGCCCAAGGAGGAATAGCGGCCGCGATCGCTGACGATGATTCGCCGGAATTGCATCTCGAAGATACATTACATGCAGGAGCAGGTTTGTGCGATCGCCAGGCGGTGGAATTTTTAGTGAATCATGCTCCAGAAGCGATCCATTCTTTACTGGAACTCGGTGTAGCATTCGATCGCAAAAATAATAAGCTCGCCACTACCCTAGAAGCCGCCCATTCTCGCTCCAGGGTTCTCCATTCCCAAGACACCACCGGGCGAGCAATTATTGATATTCTGACAGCAAGAGTCTCGGAGCGACCGAATATTCAAGTTCTCTCCCAAGCCTTTGCCCTCAGCTTATGGCAAGATGCACCAGGCGCGGCGATTCAAGGAATTAGTTTACTGTGGGAAAATCAAATTGTCTGGCTCGAGGCTAATGCGGTAATTTTAGCGACTGGAGGTGGGGGACAAATCTTCGCCCAAACGACTAACCCACCCGTGAGTACGGGGGATGGTGTGGCTCTAGCTTGGCGTGCAGGAGCTGTTTTAAGGGATTTAGAGTTTGTCCAATTCCATCCCACAGCCCTAAGTAAACCCGGAGCGCCCCATTTTCTGATTAGCGAAGCGGTGCGAGGCGAAGGGGCCCATTTAGTTGATGCCCAGGGGCACAGGTTTGCCTTTGATTATGACCCCAGAGGGGAATTAGCGCCCCGTGATGTGGTCAGTCGAGCAATTTTTAATCATTTGGAGAAAACAGCCCTCGATCCCGTCAGAGCGAATGTTTACCTGGATTTGCGGGCGATCGCCCCCGACAAAGTACGCTATCGTTTTCCCAATATCATCCAAAAGTGTCAGCAATGGGGAATTGATGTATTCGCAGAACCCATCCCGGTTGCCCCAGCAGCCCATTATTGGATGGGAGGAGTCGCGGTAGATTTGATGGCAGCGACTTCTGTACCGGGATTATATGCGATCGGGGAAACAGCGAGTACGGGAGTCCATGGGGCGAATCGTTTAGCGAGTAATTCCTTATTAGAATGTATCGTATTTGCTGCTCAGTTACACCAATTAGCCATAGAACCAGTTCGTGATGCGCCTCTTCCGACTCCAAGCGAGGAAGCGGTGAACTGGGAGGCAGACCAAGAATTTATCGAGTCAATTCGCCAACAATTACCAGGTCTCATGTGGCACAGTGCAGGGATTTCTCGCCAGCAGTCGATATTGGAAGAAGGGATAGCAATGGTGAGTGCTTGGCGCTCTCAAGTAAGAGAAAGTGCGATCGGCCAATATTTAAACCATTTATCCCCCAATAATACCGTGCAATTTACCTCTGAAGCAGCCGCAACTCAATTAAAATTAGCAGCAGAAACCCTAAACTTATTAGATATTGGCTATTGGATGCTTAAAAGTGCCGCTTTTCGCACGGAAAGTCGTGGCGGTCATTATCGCAATGATTATCCCCAACCCTCAGCAGATTGGCAAGTGCATACCCTGATTCAAGGCGAGCAAGTTTATCAACGGTAA